A part of Pseudomonas lutea genomic DNA contains:
- the rpsR gene encoding 30S ribosomal protein S18, whose product MARFFRRRKFCRFTAENVKEIDYKDLNTLKAYVSETGKIVPSRITGTKARYQRQLATAIKRARFLALLAYTDSHGR is encoded by the coding sequence ATGGCACGTTTCTTCCGTCGTCGTAAATTCTGCCGCTTCACAGCTGAAAATGTGAAGGAGATCGATTACAAAGATCTCAACACCCTGAAAGCCTACGTATCCGAAACCGGCAAGATCGTTCCTAGCCGCATTACCGGTACCAAAGCTCGTTATCAGCGTCAGCTGGCTACCGCTATCAAGCGCGCCCGCTTCCTGGCCCTGCTGGCCTACACCGACAGCCACGGCCGCTGA
- the rpsF gene encoding 30S ribosomal protein S6: MRHYEIIFLVHPDQSEQVGGMVERYTKLIEEDGGKIHRLEDWGRRQLAYAINNVHKAHYVMLNVECTGKALAELEDNFRYNDAVIRNLVIRRDEAVTGQSEMLKAEENRSERRERRDRPEHSDAEGVDGDDSDNSDNADE; encoded by the coding sequence ATGCGTCATTACGAAATCATCTTTCTGGTTCACCCGGACCAGAGCGAGCAAGTCGGCGGCATGGTAGAGCGTTACACCAAGCTGATCGAAGAAGACGGCGGCAAGATCCACCGTCTGGAAGATTGGGGTCGTCGTCAACTGGCCTACGCAATCAACAATGTTCACAAGGCTCACTACGTGATGCTGAACGTTGAGTGCACTGGCAAGGCTCTGGCCGAGCTGGAAGACAACTTCCGTTACAACGATGCCGTGATCCGTAACCTTGTCATCCGTCGCGACGAAGCCGTTACCGGCCAGTCCGAAATGCTCAAGGCTGAAGAAAACCGCAGTGAGCGCCGTGAGCGTCGCGATCGTCCTGAGCACTCCGACGCCGAAGGCGTTGATGGTGATGACAGCGACAACAGCGATAACGCTGACGAGTAA
- the rlmB gene encoding 23S rRNA (guanosine(2251)-2'-O)-methyltransferase RlmB: MSQLEKIYGVHAVEALLRHHPKRVKQIWLAEGRSDPRVQVLIELAAQNRVSVGQAERREMDAWVEGVHQGVVADVSPSQVWGEAMLDELLDRTEGPPLILVLDGVTDPHNLGACLRTADAAGALAVIVPKDKSATLTPTVRKVACGAAEVIPLVAVTNLARTLEKLQQRGLWVVGTAGEAEQELYQQDLTGPTILIMGAEGKGMRRLTREHCDYLVRLPMAGSVSSLNVSVATGVCLFEALRQRAAAKK, encoded by the coding sequence ATGAGTCAGCTGGAAAAGATCTACGGCGTCCATGCCGTAGAGGCGCTGTTGCGTCATCACCCCAAGCGGGTCAAGCAGATCTGGCTGGCTGAAGGTCGCAGCGATCCGCGGGTTCAAGTGCTGATCGAGCTTGCGGCGCAGAACCGCGTTTCTGTCGGACAAGCCGAGCGACGCGAGATGGATGCCTGGGTAGAGGGTGTTCACCAGGGTGTTGTTGCGGACGTAAGCCCTAGCCAGGTCTGGGGCGAGGCGATGCTGGACGAGTTGCTCGACCGCACCGAAGGCCCGCCGCTGATTCTGGTCCTTGACGGTGTCACTGACCCCCATAACCTGGGCGCCTGCCTGCGCACTGCCGATGCGGCAGGTGCTCTGGCGGTGATTGTGCCCAAGGACAAGTCCGCAACCTTGACGCCGACCGTTCGGAAAGTGGCATGTGGTGCGGCGGAGGTCATTCCTCTCGTGGCCGTGACCAACCTGGCGCGCACACTTGAAAAGCTCCAGCAGCGCGGCCTATGGGTTGTTGGCACTGCGGGCGAGGCCGAACAGGAGTTGTACCAGCAGGACCTGACCGGCCCGACCATCCTGATCATGGGCGCCGAAGGCAAAGGCATGCGCCGTCTTACTCGGGAGCATTGCGATTATCTTGTGCGCCTGCCGATGGCCGGCAGCGTGAGCAGTCTGAACGTTTCGGTGGCGACAGGCGTCTGCCTCTTCGAAGCCCTGCGCCAGCGCGCTGCCGCGAAGAAGTGA
- a CDS encoding membrane protein: MRAMAEFIMRGRVQATLVVVGCAALPLLFWLSAAAGCLVLLRRGLSDAMGVLAWALLPALVWWYFGEPRTLMVLLGSWGLAAVLRASESWVRVLLVSVVAGLLYAVVLGAVFREPIEAMAGELQKLLPHVFGEAYQQMSVEERARLGALITPVLNGLIAALLQIVSVVCLILGRYWQALLYNPGGFGREFRSLKLPRAPMLVLLVCMLVGPNFGPQLAMLTPLCSVPLMFAGLALIHGLVAAKRLTRFWLVGLYVTLLLFMQLIYPLLVVFAIVDSLIDFRGRLASKDADNGSANGEG; the protein is encoded by the coding sequence ATGCGCGCCATGGCTGAATTCATCATGCGCGGCCGCGTGCAGGCCACTCTTGTAGTGGTTGGATGTGCGGCATTGCCGCTGTTGTTCTGGTTGAGTGCTGCCGCAGGTTGCCTTGTGCTCCTGCGACGCGGGTTGAGTGACGCCATGGGCGTACTCGCCTGGGCTTTGCTGCCGGCTTTGGTCTGGTGGTATTTCGGTGAACCTCGCACCCTTATGGTGTTGCTGGGTTCATGGGGGTTGGCGGCCGTATTGCGCGCCAGCGAGTCCTGGGTCCGCGTGCTGCTGGTCAGCGTAGTGGCTGGATTGTTGTACGCAGTTGTTTTGGGCGCGGTATTTCGCGAGCCCATCGAGGCCATGGCGGGAGAGCTGCAAAAACTCTTGCCCCATGTCTTCGGTGAAGCCTACCAGCAGATGTCGGTAGAAGAGCGAGCGCGTCTGGGAGCACTGATTACCCCGGTCCTTAACGGCCTGATCGCAGCGTTGTTGCAGATCGTCAGCGTGGTATGCCTGATCCTTGGGCGGTACTGGCAGGCGTTGTTGTATAACCCGGGCGGTTTCGGGCGCGAATTTCGCAGCCTGAAACTCCCGCGGGCACCGATGCTGGTGCTGCTGGTGTGCATGTTGGTGGGGCCGAATTTCGGTCCCCAGCTGGCGATGCTGACACCGTTGTGCAGCGTGCCGCTCATGTTCGCGGGCCTGGCCTTGATTCACGGTCTGGTGGCTGCAAAGCGCCTGACCCGGTTCTGGCTGGTGGGGTTGTACGTCACGCTGTTGCTGTTTATGCAGCTGATCTATCCGTTGCTGGTGGTGTTTGCCATTGTCGACAGCCTGATTGATTTTCGCGGCCGTCTGGCGTCGAAAGATGCCGATAACGGTTCTGCGAACGGTGAAGGTTAA
- the rnr gene encoding ribonuclease R: protein MADWQSLDPEAAREAEKYENPIPSRELILAHLSERGSPAAREQLVEEFGLTTEDQIEALRRRLRAMERDAQLIYTRRGTYAPVDKLDLILGRISGHRDGFGFLIPDDGSDDLFMSPAQMRLVFDGDRALARVSGLDRRGRREGVIVEVISRAHETVVGRYFEESGIGFVVPDNPKIQQEVLITPGRNGGAKVGQFVEVKITHWPTPRFQPQGDVAEVVGNYMAPGMEIDVALRTYDIPHVWPEAVLKEAAKLKPEVEEKDKENRVDLRHLPFVTIDGEDARDFDDAVFCEAKPGKLRLFSGGWKLYVAIADVSSYVKLGSALDAESQVRGNSVYFPERVIPMLPEQLSNGLCSLNPLVDRLAMVCEMTISKTGEMTDYVFYEAVIHSHARLTYNKVSSMLEHPKAAEAKQLREQYGDVVPHLKQLYALYKVLLGARHVRGAIDFETQETRIIFGTERKIAEIRPTTRNDAHKLIEECMLAANVATAEFLKKHEIPALYRVHDGPPPERLEKLRAFLGELGLSLHKGKDGPTPKDYQALLETIKDRPDYHLIQTVMLRSLSQAVYSSDNHGHFGLNYEAYTHFTSPIRRYPDLLTHRAIRSVIRSKQETPHVRRAGAAAIPKARIYPYDEAMLEQLGEQCSMSERRADEATRDVTNWLKCEFMKDRVGESFPGVITAVTGFGLFVELTDIYVEGLVHVTALPGDYYHFDPVHHRLAGERTGRSFRLGDTVEVRVMRVDLDERKIDFEMSEKTTSAPIGRKRRSAEPAAAEKGKDTSPATKSGRKTAKEPVVEAYRPSDAAAKNAEVRKSREMKKALLTEAKGGSKASSGKSGSDASGASGKTSKHRKGSSKSGSASAASSGGVRKPKVKS, encoded by the coding sequence TCTACACCCGCCGTGGCACCTATGCGCCGGTCGACAAGCTGGACCTCATTCTGGGTCGCATCAGTGGCCACCGTGACGGTTTCGGTTTTCTGATCCCGGATGACGGCTCTGACGATCTGTTCATGAGCCCTGCGCAAATGCGTCTGGTGTTCGATGGCGACCGTGCGCTGGCGCGCGTTTCAGGTCTGGATCGTCGCGGTCGGCGCGAAGGCGTGATCGTCGAAGTCATCTCCCGCGCGCACGAGACCGTGGTTGGGCGCTACTTTGAAGAAAGCGGTATCGGCTTCGTCGTGCCGGACAACCCGAAGATCCAGCAGGAAGTGCTGATCACTCCGGGTCGCAATGGTGGCGCCAAGGTCGGCCAGTTCGTTGAAGTGAAAATCACCCACTGGCCGACCCCGCGCTTCCAGCCGCAAGGTGACGTGGCCGAGGTCGTGGGCAATTACATGGCGCCCGGCATGGAGATTGATGTCGCGCTGCGTACCTACGACATTCCTCACGTCTGGCCAGAGGCAGTGCTGAAAGAAGCCGCCAAGCTCAAGCCGGAAGTCGAAGAAAAGGACAAGGAAAACCGCGTTGATTTGCGTCATCTGCCATTCGTCACCATCGACGGTGAAGATGCGCGCGACTTCGACGACGCCGTTTTCTGCGAAGCCAAGCCAGGGAAACTGCGCCTGTTCTCCGGCGGCTGGAAGCTTTACGTCGCGATTGCCGATGTGTCCAGCTATGTGAAGCTCGGCTCGGCACTCGATGCCGAATCACAGGTGCGTGGCAACTCGGTTTACTTCCCCGAGCGCGTCATCCCGATGTTGCCTGAGCAACTGTCCAACGGCTTGTGCTCGCTGAATCCCCTGGTTGATCGTCTGGCAATGGTGTGCGAGATGACCATCTCCAAAACCGGCGAGATGACCGATTACGTTTTTTACGAAGCCGTTATCCACTCCCATGCCCGTCTGACCTACAACAAGGTCAGCTCGATGCTGGAGCACCCGAAAGCCGCAGAAGCCAAGCAGTTGCGCGAGCAATATGGCGACGTGGTCCCGCACTTGAAACAGCTTTATGCGCTGTACAAGGTGCTGCTGGGTGCGCGACACGTGCGCGGAGCCATTGACTTCGAAACTCAGGAAACCCGGATCATTTTCGGCACTGAGCGCAAAATCGCGGAGATCCGTCCGACGACGCGCAACGACGCGCACAAGCTCATTGAAGAGTGCATGCTGGCTGCCAACGTCGCGACTGCAGAATTTCTGAAGAAGCACGAAATTCCGGCGCTTTATCGTGTCCATGATGGACCGCCGCCCGAGCGGCTCGAAAAGTTGCGCGCCTTCTTGGGCGAGCTGGGTCTGTCTCTGCACAAAGGCAAGGACGGTCCAACGCCGAAGGACTATCAGGCACTGCTTGAAACCATCAAGGACCGCCCTGATTATCATCTGATCCAGACCGTCATGCTGCGCTCTCTGAGCCAGGCCGTTTACAGCTCGGATAATCACGGCCACTTCGGCCTGAATTACGAGGCGTACACGCATTTCACGTCGCCTATCCGTCGCTACCCGGACTTGCTGACTCATCGCGCGATTCGCAGTGTCATCCGTTCCAAGCAGGAAACACCGCACGTCCGTCGTGCCGGCGCGGCCGCGATCCCTAAAGCGCGTATCTACCCGTACGACGAAGCCATGCTTGAGCAATTGGGCGAGCAATGCTCAATGAGCGAGCGCCGTGCCGACGAGGCGACCCGAGATGTCACGAACTGGCTGAAGTGCGAGTTCATGAAGGACCGCGTTGGCGAGTCGTTCCCCGGCGTCATCACCGCGGTCACCGGCTTTGGCCTGTTCGTCGAACTGACCGATATTTATGTCGAGGGCCTGGTCCACGTCACCGCGCTTCCTGGCGATTACTACCATTTCGATCCAGTACACCATCGTCTGGCAGGTGAGCGCACGGGGCGTAGCTTCCGCCTGGGTGACACGGTTGAAGTGCGCGTCATGCGCGTCGACCTTGACGAGCGCAAAATTGACTTTGAAATGTCGGAGAAGACCACCAGTGCCCCGATTGGCCGCAAGCGCCGATCAGCCGAACCTGCAGCGGCAGAGAAGGGCAAGGACACGTCCCCTGCCACCAAGTCAGGCCGCAAGACTGCGAAAGAGCCTGTTGTCGAGGCTTATCGCCCTAGTGATGCGGCTGCCAAAAATGCAGAGGTTCGCAAGAGCCGCGAGATGAAAAAAGCGCTGCTGACCGAAGCCAAGGGTGGTAGCAAGGCATCGTCGGGAAAGTCGGGGAGTGATGCCTCAGGCGCCTCTGGCAAGACGAGCAAGCATCGGAAAGGTTCTTCGAAGTCCGGCTCAGCTTCTGCCGCCAGCAGTGGCGGTGTGCGTAAACCTAAGGTCAAGTCATGA